The Cyclobacteriaceae bacterium DNA segment TCCTTACCGGCACCTTTAATTTTTTTTGTGATGGAGTGTGTGACAAAGTTTCGAAACACAAAAAGCTTTCGTTCCAATGTTTGTCTTTCCCACGATTCGTTTTGAGGTTTAACAAACAGTTGCTCAATGCAAGGTTCCACTTCAGCAGCGCCCGGGCCGGGAATACTGTGATTCACCGGCACCGGACGATACCCGATTAAAGTCAACTGAAGTGTATGAGCAATATGTTGAATAGCTTCTTTGCAAGCTTGTCTGAGTTTTTTGTCGCGCGGAAAGAAGATCATGCCCACGCCATACTTGCCCGGCTCAGGAAGTGCTAATCCGCAGCGTTCAGCTTCCGAGTAAAAAAAATCATGTGGAATTTGAAGTAACACTCCGGCACCATCACCGGTTTTTGCACTGCTGCCCCTGCCGCCACGATGCTCCATATTTTCCAACATGGAAAGCGCATCCGTTAACACCGCGTGTGTCTTCGCTCCGTTAATGTTGGCAATAAAACCGATGCCGCAGGCATCATGCTCGAGGGTTGGCGTATAAAGCCCTTGGCTGGCCTTTTTTCTCATTATCTGTGGTTGTAGATAATTTTGTAAATGATTAGTAAGTCAAAATAATATTTTGAAATAACTACATCATGAGAAATAAAAACAGAATAATGGTCATTAAATTACAACAAACGTTTGCTGCAAACGTGTTCGGAAAATTTGAACCAGAAAATCAGGATAATGTTGGACTCTGACTAAGTCTTATGTGCGCGAATCATCTCCCGCTTTCCCGGAGGCCCGGGCAATGCTTCAACAGTTAGTCCCAAACTTTTTAAGTCGCGCTTTACTTGCCCCTTTGCACAGTACGTAACAAATATTCCACCGGGCTTCATAGTCGAGACTACCTTCTTCAAAACATCCTGCGACCACATTTCGGGTTGCTTTTCAGGAGCGAAGGCATCGAAATAGACAAGGTCAAATTCGGATGAGGGAAGATCAGTTTCCTGAACTGACACGTGCTTTTTATGAAGTTTGAAATTATTGTTAATCTGAATCGGGTTGTTCCAGTCAGCCAAATGAAGTCTGGTGAAAAGTGCTTTATCGGCATCCTTCTCAGCATAGTTTAATTTTGTCCAAATTGATTCTTCCAGCGGAAATGATTCAAGTGTTACATACTCCACGTGCCCATTCGCATCTTGAATATGCCTGGCGGTAAGCCACGCATTTAATCCAGTTCCGAAACCAATTTCAAGAATGGAAATCTTCTGAGGAGATTTTTCCTGCACAAATTCCAGTCCGTGTCGAATAAAAACGTGAAGCGACTCCTGCACCGCGCCATGAATGGAGTGATAGGTCTCGTTTAACTCAACGTTGCGTAAAGTCTGAGAACCGTCCTTCGTAAAGATGATTTCTATCATGGTATAAATTTCAGGCTTTACCTTACATTCGTTTTGTGAAACTACAGGCAAACACAGCACCCTCCTACCTCACTGTACTTCAATATATCGTTTTTGGAGGCGTTATCCTGTATGTGGGAAGGCCGCTATTTATTCCACTTTCTTTTGCTTTGCTCATCAGTTGCATTCTTTACCCGATTTGTATTTGGCTGGAGCAACGCAAGATTAAGAAAATGAATGCCATTCTGCTGAGCCTTTCGTTGGTTTTTATTTTGGTTGCAGCCATCCTGTATCTATTTGTACTCCAACTTTTAAGTTTCTCAAACGAATGGGGAGCATTACAAGATAAACTTGCTCAAACCTTCAGCGAGTTGAGTGTGTGGGTAACCCAGGAACTAAATATCAGTGTTGAAAAACAAAACGAGTGGTTGAAAAATCTCAGTCAGCAATCCGGCTCGGATGCGATGGGATTTGTACGTAAAACGATTTCCGCAGGCACGGTGTCGGGTGTGTTGTTCATTTTGATTCCCGTTTATGTGGTGCTGATACTTTATCATCGGGAACGTTGGGTTGACGTGTTATACCGATTGTTTCCTGCGCAACGAAAGGAACGTATTCGCGAAATTCTTCATCTGAGCATTCAATCGTATTATAATTTCATCAAAGGCATGTTACTGGTGTACCTGATTGTGGGCTTACTGAACAGCTTAGGATTATACATATTGGGCATACCGCACCCGGTGCTGTTTGGCTTCACCGCCTCCATCCTCACCTTCATACCATATGTCGGAATTATCATTGCCGCACTTTTACCCATTACCATTTCATGGGTCACCTATAATTCCATCTGGTATCCGGTAGGCGTAATCGCGGTGTTCTCCGTTGTTCAATACCTGGAAGCCAATGTAATATTTCCGGTTGCCGTAAGCAGTCGCTTAAAACTCAATGCGCTGGTTACGATTGCGGCCATTGTTATTGGTGGAATTCTTTGGGGCGTTGCCGGATTGATTTTGTTCATTCCCTTTATAGGGATTATGAAAATGATTGCCGACAGAACTCCGGATCTGAAAATCTGGTCGATCTTACTGGGCGGAGAGTCGAAAAAAGAATAAGTATTACGCTGACTTGGTGATGAGTGCTACAGCATAGGCATTCACACCCTCATCGCGACCTACATACCCGAGTTTTTCGTTTGTGGTAGCTTTTATAGAAACATCATCCTCTTCAATGTTCATCAAGGGTGCCAACACTTTTTTCATTTCGTCAATATGCGGGTTGATTTTCGGATGCTCCAGGCAAATGGTGCAATCCACATTGCCAATCTTCCAGCCCTTTTCTTCCAGCATGCGCGTTATTTCTTTCAGAAAAAACTTGCTATCCATGCCGCTCCAGCGGGCATCTTTGTTTGAAAAATGAAAACCAATGTCGCGCAAATTGGCTGCGCCTAACAACGCATCGCAAATGGCGTGAATCAATACATCCGCATCGGAATGGCCGGTGGCTCCTTTGGGTGCGGGTAATTTTATTCCACCCAACCAAAAATCACGACCTTCTTCCAATTGGTGTACATCGAAACCTAAACCTACTCGTATCTTTACCATAAGGTCGTCCCTAACGGGACTTATCTAAAATTACATCTCTACTACCGTAAGGCCGTCCCTAACGGGACTAAACCAATTTGCTTTTTCTTCTTACCGTAAGGCCGTCCCTAACGGGACTAAACCAATTTGCTTTTTCTTCTTACCGTAAGGCCGTCCCTAACGGGACTGAACCAATTTGTTTTCCTCGTTACCATAAAGTCGTCTCTAATGAGACTAACCAATTTGTATTTTAACGGGGCTTTCAATCATAAAACTCGAAGATATATCTTTCGTCATAAGGTATCTCAAATTTTTTCAACAATTCGAGATACTCTTGTTTAAAACTTTGCTTCATGTGGTGCTCTTCCTGATTTTTGATGTAATTAATTACTACATCGCGTTGCGACTTTGCATAGGAAAAGGCTCCATAACCTTCCTGCCAACTGAATTTTCCTTTAACCAGCTTGTTGTCGTTAATCCATTTTGATGAAGTGGCCTTCAGCATTCTCATCTGATCGGAAATGGCCATAGTCATCGGTAGCTCAAAGAAAACATGAACGTGATCTAACCAACCATTAACAGCCAAAGGAAAGGAACCATCATTTTTCAGAATTCCGGACATATAGCGATGCAAATCATCCCTAAAAGATTTCGTGATCAGGTTCTCACGACCTTTAACCGCAAATACACAATGAATATTTACCTGTGAGTAGGTGTTAGCCATTTATTTCAATTTCTCATTGAAGATAATATACAACTTTATAGAGTCCCGTTAGGGACAATCATATGGTAAGGCATCTCTACAATAAGTGAGCAAGTCCCGCAGGGACGATCGTATAATAAGCTGTGGTAAACACTCATTTTTGAAACGTCCCTAATCAAAATTTATCACGCCAACCTGAGTCCCGCCAAGGACGACCCTATGGTAACATCCTACCAAGAGTAATCTAGTCCCGTAGGGACGACCGATTCTCTCACCCTGCTTTGTAATACATCACGCTTGCGTTCTCTTCTCTCAAAATCTCTTCCGCCACGCGCATAATATCTTGCGTAGAGACTTGATTCATCATATCACGTTCTTTATTTACCCGCTCTACATCACCTGAAAGTGACGCGAAGGCCAGATTCATCGCACGGTTCATCACCTCCACTTCATCAAACTCGAAGGTGGTTTGAGATTGATTTTTTACTTTCTCAAGTTCTTCCTGCTCCACGCCATTTTTTAATACCTCATTTACTACCTGCTGCACTTCCTCCTCGGCCTGCTCCAGAGAGATACCATCCTTTACCCGACCACTAATCGCCAACAAACCCGGATCAAGGGTTCCCATCACAAATGAAGATAGCGATGTAAAAATTTCCTTTTCCTTTACCAGTGTATTATACAGCCGACTCGATTGACCACGGCCTAACACATCACTCAATAAATCGGCAGCAAAGTAGTCGTTATGAAAGCGACCCGGCATGTGATACACTTTGTAAAATGCATTCGCGGGAACATTGGCCTCTATAACTAATTGCCGTTTGGTGGCCTGAGCAGGTTCTGGCTTCAATGCACGTTTTCTTTTCTTGCCAGCCGGAATAGGTCCAAACCATTTCTCAGCTAAACCGCGTACCTGATCAACTGTAACATTGCCCGCCACTACAAGTACAGCGTTGTTCGGAACGTAATGCGAAAAGAAAAACTCTTTCACATCATCCATCGTGGCGCGTTCAATATGACTGATATCTTTACCAATAGTTGCCCATTTGTACGGATGGACCTGATAAGCCAACGGTCGCAGTTTTAACCAAACATCACCATACGGTTGGTTGAGGTAACGCTGCTTGAATTCTTCAATCACCACTTTTCGCTGAACCTCCAGTACATTCGGATCAAACGAAAGGCTTAACATGCGATCGCTCTCCAACCAAAAGCCGGTTTCAATATTAGCAGCCGGAACGGTGAGGTAATAGTTGGTGATATCGGTATTGGTGAAGGCATTGTTCTCTCCTCCTACTCGCTGCAACGGCTCGTCATAATTGGGAATATTAACCGAGCCTCCGAACATGAGGTGTTCAAACAAATGCGCAAAGCCCGTTTTATTTTCGTCTTCATCGCGTGAACCCACATCGTATAAAATATTCATGACGGCAATTTGTACGGTATGGTCTTCGTGCACAATTACGCGCAGGCCATTATCAAGGATAAACTCAGAATATGCAATCATCAAAGTGTCTTTAAATAGCTGTCGGCTGTCATTACCGGAATGTCAGCATGTTTATAGTCTTTCAAACTTCGTGTGATCAGAATTTTTATTGAGTGTTCTATAGCGGTGAAATATTGAATGGCATCTTCAAAATCGGCAAACCGCGAAGCAAGCGCCAAATCAATTGCCTTATCGGTAACCGGTAAAACCGTTACCAAAACTTTAAACCCGGAGAGAATCTTTCTTGTTTCCCTATCAGAAAATTTTTTTCGGAGCACGTAATGCGTGTTGGCAAAGCTGAGTGAGGATACGTGAAGTTTAATTTCGCTCTTATCCGCTTTTGAAAAAAGATGCGCTGCTCCTTTGTAAAAGGGCTGACGCTCGCCAAGCAAATCCAGTATCACATCGGTGTCAACAAATACGCGGTCCATTACTTGTACTTGCGATCAAGGTAGTCTGCATAACCCGACTTGTAGTCGAGCGAATCCCCTTTGAGAACTCCCGATAGACTCTTCACCAGGGGGGTAATTTCATCTCCCTCTTGTTGTGTAATCTTTTCCAGGTAGTTTTCTACCATTTTCGATAGACTCGTATTACGCTTGCGGGCATACCGTTTTCCCTTTTCAATGGTCTTTTTCTTGAGTTTCAGGGTTAATTTTACTTCGTCCATAGCGATTACCTCTACGTACAAAAATAAACTTTAAATACGTACAAACAAGTTCCACACATCCCGTTTAAATTTGCAGTCCTTTTACCCTGTACCATGAATTTTCAACGAAGTGATTTTTCAGACGCCCAGCTTAAACACCTCTACGAAGCACTTGTTCGTCCGCGTTTAATTGAAGAGAAAATGCTGATCCTGCTCCGGCAAAATAAAATCAGCAAATGGTTCAGCGGTATGGGGCAGGAGGCCATAGCCGTTGGCTTAACCGAAGCGCTCGACAAAGACGAGTACATTTTACCCATGCACCGCAACCTGGGTGTGTTCACTTCGCGCAACATGCCATTCGACAGGCTGTTTGCGCAATGGCAGGGAACCATGATGGGCTATACAAAAGGCCGTGACCGTTCCTTTCATTTCGGAAACAACGAACATCATATCGTGGGGATGATCTCCCACCTCGGCCCGCAAAACGGTGTGGCGGATGGCATTGCACTGGCCACCAAGCTGAAAAACGAAAAGAAAGTAACGGCTGTATTCAATGGCGATGGTGGAACAAGCGAAGGCGATTTCCACGAAGCCGTTAACGTGGCAGCCGTGTGGGATTTGCCCGTAATTTTTGTGATTGAGAATAACGGCTATGGATTGTCTACCCCCAGCAACGAACAATTCCGTTGCAAAAGTTTTGTCGACAAAGCCATTGGCTATGGCATTGAAGGGGTACAGGTAGATGGTAACAACATACTAGAAGTTTATAGTACTGTAAAAAAACTTGCTGAAGACATTCGTAAAAATCCAAGACCAATTTTGTTGGAGTGCATCACCTTCCGCATGCGCGGACATGAAGAAGCTTCAGGAACCAAGTATGTTCCGAAAGAACTCATGGACATGTGGGCACAAAAAGATCCTGTTGAGAATTACGAAAAGTTTCTGATTGCCGAGGGGATTGTAAGCGAGAAAGACATTGAGAACATTCGTAAGAAAATCAAGAAAGATATTGAAGCTGGATTGAACGTTGCTTTTGAGGAAACTCACCCGCAAGCGGATACAGAAACCGAATTCAACGATGTTTTTGCTACACACATTTCAACTGAAATAAAACCATCTTCAGAAAAATCTACTGAAAAGCGTTTCATCGATGCCATCAGCGATGGCCTTCGTCAAAGCATGGAACGGTTTCCAAATCTTGTACTGATGGGGCAGGATATTGCCGAGTACGGTGGCGTGTTTAAAATCACCGATGGTTTTGTGAAGCAATTCGGTAAAGCGCGCGTTCGCAACACGCCCATTTGCGAGTCGGCCATTCTGGGTGCAGGCCTTGGCCTTTCCATTAAAGGCATGAAGGCGATGGTAGAAATGCAATTTGCTGACTTTGTATCAGAAGGCATTACGCAAATTGTAAACAACCTGGCCAAGGCGCACTGGCGTTGGGGACAAAACGCTGATGTGGTGGTGCGCATGCCAACAGGTGCGGGCACAGCCGCTGGTCCCTTTCACTCGCAGAGCAACGAAGCGTGGTTCTTTCACACACCCGGATTGAAAATTGTTTACCCGTCAAATCCATACGATGCGAAAGGCTTGTTGTGTGCATCGTTTGAAGATCCGAATCCGGTGATGTACTTCGAACACAAATTATTATATCGTTCGGTGAAAGAACTCTTGCCGGATGACTATTACACAGTAGAAATCGGTAAAGCAAAACTTGTTCGTGAAGGAACTGATCTCTCCATCATCACCTACGGTATGGGTGTCCATTGGGCTACTGAAATCCTGGAGTCCATGAATGTAAAAGCCGATGTACTTGATTTGCGCACGTTGCTTCCGTGGGACAAGGAGGCTGTTGAAAAAACGGTGAAGAAAACGAATCGCGTACTGATCCTGCATGAAGACACCATGACCGGAGGCGTTGGCGCTGAAATCAGTGCCTGGATAAACGAACATTGTTTCCAATACCTGGATGCGCCTGTAATGCGGGTGGCCAGCCTGGATACGCCCATACCCTTTGCCCCTACGCTTGAGCAAAACTTTTTACCCAAAGGTCGCTTAAAAAGTAAGATTGAGGATTTAATGGCGTTCTGATAAGGAAGTTATCAAAACATACCAAAATCCTGATTTTTACTATCTTAGCAGGTTCAGCGCCCATTTTTTGAAGCAGACACAACAGCATAGCGCCTCCATTCAACGTCTTATCATTCGATTAAGCCTGGCCATGCTATTGGTATTGTTTCTGATTCCTGCCTATGCTCAAAACACCAAAGGCGATCAGCCTACCAAGCCATCGCGCGAAGCAAGGTTTAAATCCAAAACGCCAAAAGGAAAATCGAAAGGAATTGGTAAACGTATTGGCTCCCGAAACAAGGCTCGCGCTGCCACGGCAACCAAAAAAGGAGAGAAAGCAGGTAAACCAATTAACCCGTTTTTTTATAGAGCGAAATCACCTCAGGGAAAAGAAAAAGCATGGAAAGGCGACATCACCGGCAGACGAATTCCTTCAACCCGCTCGCAGTCGAATAAAGCACGTAACGTGTATCCGCAAAGTGGAAAATACATGGGGCAAAAGGGGCCTTCAGAAAAGGATCCACAACAACGGTGGCGGTCAGGCTCACGACAACGCATTCAGGTGCGTTCCGCTACAGGAAAAATCCGCAATGTTTACCCGCAGTATAACAAGTTTGTAAATAATCCTTCACGCAAACCTCAACGCATAGAGCGACCGGTTTCCAATGCACCGCAATTGGCAAAACTGAAAAAGATGCAAACACAACCGCAGCCACCGAAAAAGAAACGCGTGGTTCCGGTCAGTGCTTCGCGTCCCTACATTCGTAACAAGAGTATAAATCCGTATGCCGGTTTCTGGAGTAAAAAACAAAAAGGTGAGCGTGCATACACAGGCGATATTTCGGGTAGAAGACTTCGTACAAAAAATTATCAAACACCAACCCCCGGTGTAATCAAGCCTACTACATCTCCCTATTACGGAAGAAAGCGAAAAGGCGATCAGCCCTATAAAGGCCCGGCCTTTGGTGGTTATCGATCAGCAACCCAAACCGGCAAAGCATGGAAGGGCGACATTTCGGGAAGACGCATTCGCGGAAGAAATTTTTCGAGCAAACCCGGCACAGAGATTAGTGCCATCTTTTCACCTAAGAAAAGAAAGCCGGAATATCGTGATAAGCCTTACAAGGGAATGATGCCGGGCGGTGGTTATAGGTCGGCAACGCAACCCGGAGAAAAAAGAACTGGTAAAGGACCCATACCCGTTCGTGCACCCGGTATTGGTGCCAATAAAATTGACAAGTTTCAGGGCAACATTCGCTTTAGAAAAACATTTAGTCAGCAAGGTGAAGGATATTCGGGAAACATTCGCGGAAGAAAAACCTTTGGCGATCAAGGCGAAGGTTATGCCGGAAATATTCGCGGAAGAAAAACATTCGGGGATCAGGGCGAATTGTTTACCGGCACCATTAAAGCCCGTAAACCTTTGAAAGGTGGTGGAAGCGTGAGCGGCAAACTCTGGAATAATAAAGGTCAGCCGATACTGGGTCGTGCTCCAGGTAAAACGGATCAGTTGGGCGCACGCTATCAGGGAAATATTCGTTTCCGAAAAACTTTTGGTGATCAAGGCGAAGGCTACAGTGGAAGTATAAAGGCGCGTAAACCGTTGAAGGGTGGCGGCAGCGTAAGCGGTAAACTCTGGAACAATAAGGGCCAACCGATTCTGGGTCGTGCTCCCGGTAAAACCGATGAGCAGCAAGCCACCTATCAGGGAAACCTGCGGTTTAGAAAAACCTTTGGCGACCAGGGTGAAGGCTACTCCGGAAACATAAAAGCGAAGAAGCCTTTGAAAGGTGGTGGCAGTGTGAGTGGTAAACTTTGGAACAATAATGAAACTCCTATACCCGGTCGTTATCCACCGGGCCGCAACGATGAGCGCATGGCCGCCTTTGGCGGAACCGTTAAAGTAAAGAAGAAGGAACCCAGCAAAGATGTGGGCGGATTCCCAGGAAAAATGATGGAATTCGATTTGCATCCCGACATGCGCGATCAGGGCGAGACCTTTACAGGTTATACGAAGCTCTCGCGATTCAAGAAAAATTATGTTCGAAACCCCAACTCAGCAGAGGAAGCCTTGAAAAAACGCAAGCCGGGAGAATCCACCTATAAAGTGGATGGTCTGCAGGTTAAGGTGAAGCAAAAGGATTACAGTAAAAAACCTCATGCTGCTGATGGTTCGTTACCCGGAATCGGGCCAACCAAGTCATCCATTAAAGCCAGTGAATATGCCCGGGGAATAAAGTTGGAATGGAATTATAAGCGTAATCCCAGCAGTGCAGATGAAGCCCTGAAAACACGTGAACCCGGAAAAGCCTTTGCCCGCGCTACCGACTATCAGGGAAATATTAAAATGAAGAAGTACGAACTCTTCGCGAAGAAAAATTTACACCCTGATGCCCAGTTTGTTAGAACAAACAAGAATAATGTAAAAGAAGAAAAAGGTTTGCTCACGAACTTTAAACTACTGTGGGCGCGTTGGTTCAAGAAAAGTGATACCCAGCCCGACCATCTGAAAGAAAAAATTCAGAAACCGCGATACGATAAACGCGAAGACGGGTTGTGGTACGATTAACCAGTTAACCTATGCAGTGGAACGAACTGACAGACCTTGAACAGGTAAACAACATCAGCCGCGAATCATCCGAACAAAAAATTCTCATCTTCAAACACAGTACACGCTGCTCTGTAAGCAGGGCCGTGTTAGACAGGCTGGAGCGAAGTTGGAAGGATGAAGAAATGAAAATGGTTAAACCCTACTTTCTTGATCTGATCAGTTACCGGCAGATTTCAAATGCAATTGCTGAAAAATTTGATATAGAACACGAATCACCCCAGGTGATTATTGTAGAAAAAGATAAGCCGGTTTATCACCAGTCGCATTTTGGTATCAGCTATGCCGATTTAAGAAATGCGATCAAAACTCAAATTGAATAGTTTGCTTTACAGAATCGTGTAGGCTTAACGCCACCGGGCAGGTATGGGCAATTTCTTTTAGCCGATCTTTTTGAGTTGGCGAAGCAACCAGGTTGGGTTTACGCAGCTTCACTTGTATTTCTGCAATCTTCCTTGGGTTGGACGCCATAATTTTAATTACCTCCACGTGCATGCCCTTCAAATCAATACCTTCGCGCTCTGCCCAAATAGCCATGGTGGTGAGCATACACGTGCTCAATGCGGTGCATACCAAATCAGTGGGACTAAAAGCCTCGCCTTTTCCGTTGTTATCAACCGGGGCGTCCGTAATCACTACGCTTCCGGATCGTGTGTGCACCGATTCCGTTCGTAAATCACCCTTGTAAACTGAAGTTAATGTTGTCATGCTGAATAACTTAAATTCGTATTTTGCGTTACTTTAACGTTTTAAAGGTATTTCAAAGATCGAGATGCGCGGATTAAAACATACTTTTTTTACACTGACACTGATTTCACTGATAACCGTAACCGGGTTTGGCCAAACCCAGGACAGCTACGAGTATCAATCGGAATTTACCTGGGGCATTAACAAAAATACTTCCGGAGGTTTGATTGGTGGATTTGTATTTAAAAAAGCCCGGAAACTTAACGATCGGGTTCTCGAAACCTATGGGTTGGAGATCATGAACGTCAAGCATCCTCAGGAACTCAGAAGGAACTCGATTATTACCGGCAACTTTTTCATTTTTGGTAAAAGTAACTACCTCTATGCCTTCCGGTTTCAATATGGAAGAGATATCATCTTATACAAAAAAGCACCTCATCAGGGCGTTGAAATTAAAGCCGTTTTTGCAGCCGGTCCTTCATTAGGGTTGGTGGCACCCTATTATGTAGAATACTCCCCATCCTCTCCATCCGGGGGTCTTTTTACCCTTCGTTCGCAGTATAATTTGGAGATTCCCCCTGATCAAATCTGGGGAACAGGCCGTTTGTTTGAAGGTATTGGCGAATCCGAGGTGGCCCTTGGCGGAAACCTGAAGGCCGCCCTGAATTTCGAAACGGGTGCCCTAAAAAGCTCCGTTGTGGGGTTCGAAGTGGGGTTTTTGGTTGATGCCTACACAAAAGGCATTGAATTAATGCCGACAGCCAAAGATTATGCCGTGTATCCCACCCTGTTTTTCACATTATTTTACGGCAGCCGCAAATAACATTTTTTTATTTCCGTAATGTGACCTTTTCCTATATTTGGGATTCTATAAGCCAAAAGCTGAACCTATGGAACCAAAAAAGAGTGAAAAAGCGGATTTGACCAACAAATCATGGCTGTTTTTCAACATTGGCCTGGTGATCACCTTGCTCATTGTTGTATCAGCCTTCGAGTATTCCGGTAGGGATAACACGGATGCCAAAGACCTGGCACAGAACAACAACATGATTGAAGAGATCATGGAAGTGCCGCCTACAGAACAACCACCTCCACCACCACCAAAAATTCAACAGCCTCAAATCATTGAAGTGCCTGATGAAGAAGAAATTGAGGAAGAGATTAAGGTGGAATTCGATGTAGAGGTAACTGAAGATACCAAAGTTGAAGAAATTGTAATTGCTCCTGTTGAAGAAAAAGAGGATGTTGATCAGATCTTCCTCGTAGTAGAAGAAACCGCTACACCTAAGGGTGGTATGTCTGCCTTCTACAAATATGTGGGCGATAAAATGAAATATCCTGCTCAAGCCCGAAGAATGGGTATTGAAGGAAAAGTATTCGTTGAATTCGTTATTAACCGTGACGGATCCATTACCGATGTTAAAGCCATTAAAGGTATTGGTGCCGGTTGTGATGAAGAAGCGGTACGTGTGGTACAAAGTGCTCCGCCCTGGAACCCAGGCAAGCAACGCGGTAAGCCTGTTCGTCAGCGCTACGTAGTGCCGATTACCTTCAAGTTAGGTTAAGCCATAGGTTCAGAATTTATAAAAGGGCTGCTCAAAATTGGGCAGCCTTTTTTTATGCCCACAGTTAAAGCACAAGTCCCAGTAAAAATCCCAGTACAATAATTACGGGTGCGGGTATTCGTGTAAAAGTGAGCAACGCGAACGTGCCAATGGTAAAAGCAAAGTTCATAAACGTATTGTCGAGCGGCTGAAAAAGAATTACGGCAGCAGCAGCTACAAGCCCCGCACTGGCAGCTGTTAACCCTTCCAGCGAAGCGCGTACTGCCCGGTACTTTTTCAAACTATCCCAAAAGCGAATTACAAAAAATATCAGGAATGTTCCGGGTAAAAAAATTCCCGCTGCCGACATAATCGCGCCAAGCAACTCACCTGGCACCCCATACTCGCGCATGGAAAGTGAACCGATAAAAGCGCTGAACGAAAATACAGGACCCGGCAAGGATTGTGCTACAGCATACCCGGAAAGAAATTCATTGTGATTCAGGTATTCCTTCTTACGAAATTCCAGTGGCCGCTTCTCTCCTTCTTTCTTTACAAATTCGGTATATAACAATGGCGTTAGCGCCTGACCGCCACCAAAAATCAAACTGCCGTTACGGTAAAAGTTTTCAAACAATAAAACGGGACGGGCCTTGGTTGCGCCACCCAGCACCGCAGCCAATA contains these protein-coding regions:
- the mnmD gene encoding tRNA (5-methylaminomethyl-2-thiouridine)(34)-methyltransferase MnmD, which produces MYTMIEIIFTKDGSQTLRNVELNETYHSIHGAVQESLHVFIRHGLEFVQEKSPQKISILEIGFGTGLNAWLTARHIQDANGHVEYVTLESFPLEESIWTKLNYAEKDADKALFTRLHLADWNNPIQINNNFKLHKKHVSVQETDLPSSEFDLVYFDAFAPEKQPEMWSQDVLKKVVSTMKPGGIFVTYCAKGQVKRDLKSLGLTVEALPGPPGKREMIRAHKT
- a CDS encoding AI-2E family transporter, yielding MKLQANTAPSYLTVLQYIVFGGVILYVGRPLFIPLSFALLISCILYPICIWLEQRKIKKMNAILLSLSLVFILVAAILYLFVLQLLSFSNEWGALQDKLAQTFSELSVWVTQELNISVEKQNEWLKNLSQQSGSDAMGFVRKTISAGTVSGVLFILIPVYVVLILYHRERWVDVLYRLFPAQRKERIREILHLSIQSYYNFIKGMLLVYLIVGLLNSLGLYILGIPHPVLFGFTASILTFIPYVGIIIAALLPITISWVTYNSIWYPVGVIAVFSVVQYLEANVIFPVAVSSRLKLNALVTIAAIVIGGILWGVAGLILFIPFIGIMKMIADRTPDLKIWSILLGGESKKE
- the ispF gene encoding 2-C-methyl-D-erythritol 2,4-cyclodiphosphate synthase produces the protein MVKIRVGLGFDVHQLEEGRDFWLGGIKLPAPKGATGHSDADVLIHAICDALLGAANLRDIGFHFSNKDARWSGMDSKFFLKEITRMLEEKGWKIGNVDCTICLEHPKINPHIDEMKKVLAPLMNIEEDDVSIKATTNEKLGYVGRDEGVNAYAVALITKSA
- the tnpA gene encoding IS200/IS605 family transposase, which codes for MANTYSQVNIHCVFAVKGRENLITKSFRDDLHRYMSGILKNDGSFPLAVNGWLDHVHVFFELPMTMAISDQMRMLKATSSKWINDNKLVKGKFSWQEGYGAFSYAKSQRDVVINYIKNQEEHHMKQSFKQEYLELLKKFEIPYDERYIFEFYD
- a CDS encoding pitrilysin family protein → MIAYSEFILDNGLRVIVHEDHTVQIAVMNILYDVGSRDEDENKTGFAHLFEHLMFGGSVNIPNYDEPLQRVGGENNAFTNTDITNYYLTVPAANIETGFWLESDRMLSLSFDPNVLEVQRKVVIEEFKQRYLNQPYGDVWLKLRPLAYQVHPYKWATIGKDISHIERATMDDVKEFFFSHYVPNNAVLVVAGNVTVDQVRGLAEKWFGPIPAGKKRKRALKPEPAQATKRQLVIEANVPANAFYKVYHMPGRFHNDYFAADLLSDVLGRGQSSRLYNTLVKEKEIFTSLSSFVMGTLDPGLLAISGRVKDGISLEQAEEEVQQVVNEVLKNGVEQEELEKVKNQSQTTFEFDEVEVMNRAMNLAFASLSGDVERVNKERDMMNQVSTQDIMRVAEEILREENASVMYYKAG
- a CDS encoding PIN domain-containing protein — its product is MDRVFVDTDVILDLLGERQPFYKGAAHLFSKADKSEIKLHVSSLSFANTHYVLRKKFSDRETRKILSGFKVLVTVLPVTDKAIDLALASRFADFEDAIQYFTAIEHSIKILITRSLKDYKHADIPVMTADSYLKTL
- a CDS encoding DUF6364 family protein — its product is MDEVKLTLKLKKKTIEKGKRYARKRNTSLSKMVENYLEKITQQEGDEITPLVKSLSGVLKGDSLDYKSGYADYLDRKYK
- a CDS encoding dehydrogenase E1 component subunit alpha/beta; translation: MNFQRSDFSDAQLKHLYEALVRPRLIEEKMLILLRQNKISKWFSGMGQEAIAVGLTEALDKDEYILPMHRNLGVFTSRNMPFDRLFAQWQGTMMGYTKGRDRSFHFGNNEHHIVGMISHLGPQNGVADGIALATKLKNEKKVTAVFNGDGGTSEGDFHEAVNVAAVWDLPVIFVIENNGYGLSTPSNEQFRCKSFVDKAIGYGIEGVQVDGNNILEVYSTVKKLAEDIRKNPRPILLECITFRMRGHEEASGTKYVPKELMDMWAQKDPVENYEKFLIAEGIVSEKDIENIRKKIKKDIEAGLNVAFEETHPQADTETEFNDVFATHISTEIKPSSEKSTEKRFIDAISDGLRQSMERFPNLVLMGQDIAEYGGVFKITDGFVKQFGKARVRNTPICESAILGAGLGLSIKGMKAMVEMQFADFVSEGITQIVNNLAKAHWRWGQNADVVVRMPTGAGTAAGPFHSQSNEAWFFHTPGLKIVYPSNPYDAKGLLCASFEDPNPVMYFEHKLLYRSVKELLPDDYYTVEIGKAKLVREGTDLSIITYGMGVHWATEILESMNVKADVLDLRTLLPWDKEAVEKTVKKTNRVLILHEDTMTGGVGAEISAWINEHCFQYLDAPVMRVASLDTPIPFAPTLEQNFLPKGRLKSKIEDLMAF